The following nucleotide sequence is from Vanrija pseudolonga chromosome 4, complete sequence.
CAACTTTATTCTAACCAAGTTTGCCAACAGCTCGGCAGGTGAGGCGATGTGAGCTGGGACGGAGCTAGAGGTGGCAGGTTCCTTTTGATCTCATCTTTTTCTTTCTCTCGTGGGACGGAGTGTCGGCTTGCTGCCGACGCTAGACAAGATACGGCATATCAGTGACAATAGTCTTGGTTTCAATTCGCTGTACTTGTATGCATATGTCGGAGACTAGCGGGGGTGGTAGGTGTGTGCagaggagcgagcggccgACATTGTCTAgatcttgtcgagcgcgcggttgAAACCGCCGCGACGGTTCATGTACTGACGCCAAGTGCGCTTCTTGTGCGTCTTTGCCCCCGAGACGTCGTTACCTTCGACCTCTTGGCCCTGCGGTGTGTCAGCTGCGTCTTGGCCGCCCCAGCCAACCCAGCTCACCTTACTCGTCCCGAAGCCGCCAAAGCCCATCATGGACGCCATAgcggccgtctcgtcgtccatctcctcgccctcgggcaccggcgtcgcgtcggccgactCGTCCTTCTCTTCTGTCCGTCAGCTGTTTGCACACAcccgcgccactcaccctccgGCACGATCCGGCTCCCGTCCGCAGCGTACTtgatgccggcggcacgctcctcctctcgcctgCGACGGCCCTCCTCGATCGCACGGCGGTCGAGCGggcggtcggcgtcgcggccgccaccgTAGCTACGGCCACCGTCGCGCCCGTTCCGGTCATACCCCCGCGGCCCGTCGCGGTCGTACCtcccgcctccgccgctgcgctcgtacccgcgctcgcggtcaTCGTCGCGCCCATAGCCtgcgcggtgcggcggcggatcACGCTCGCCGCGAGGGGGCCCGTCGCGATATCCTCCACGCGATGAACGCTCGCGCGGGTCAGGGCGGTCGTACCGCTCGCTCCGGTCGGCACGATCACGgtctgcggcgtcagcttggAGCGTGCAAAGGAGGAAGCCAACACCCGTGAGGGCTCGAAGGACGAACCCACCTCGGTCGTCGTACCGCCGACCAGGGGACCGGCtgcggtcgcgcgcgtcccGGTCGTGCGGGTATCCTCCTCTTCCAGAGCcgcgcggctcgtcgcggTATGATGACATTGTGGTGGGGTTGTGGTCGTGGACGGAACAGAGCAAAGTCGAAATGTCAgtggtgttgttgtcgccgtTGTGTAAAGTGGTGGCCAATTTCAGTCGCGGTGTAATGGCGTTCAAATGCGTTTAGAGGGATTAGGAAAAATCTAATCACGTGCCGACACGGCCAACGATCCACCGAAACAATGATGTGCCGAAAGAACAACCAACTCGATCAACTCGCTTTCTCTCCATTTACATCGACACCATGGCGAGCCTGTACACGACTCTCGCGGACGGCCTGTCCTCCCTCGCGACGGCCTCCTGGGAGacacgcacgccgctgctgaGCGCCGCGACTGGCCCGGGACCACTCGcgcccctcgaccccgccgagctgcgcgccgaggtggagaaagtctgggcggcggctgggggcggcgagtcgagctctggcgggcggcggctcgacgtcgtgcgcAGCACGCTGGACCTTGTTGGTCGGGACGTGGCTGAGCGGCCGGTCGTTGACGGCTTGGTGAGTAGCGAGGCAGGCATGGTTGTTGACCTCCTCTAGCTGCCTGAACCGCTCGAaaccgacgacgacgacaccaaaCGCGCATTCCAGACCGCACTCCAGGACCGCCTCGACATCGCGCTCACGCTCTACGAGGTCGCGTACGACGcactcgcctcgcccgcgctcgagcccggCGCAGTCTTCATCCCGCTCCTCGAGGACTTTGTCGAGCTGCTCTCTGTCGCGACGTGGCGCCAGCTGTTCGGATACCTCGAGACGCGCTCAAAGCGGTTCTCGAAGAACATGCCCTCgtccaagggcaaggcgctgcCCCTCCTCCGCACCATCAACGCCTTCTTACGCTTCCTGTCCCACACCCCCGAGGACCTGATGCTCCGCGGCCGCGTGCAGCTGTTCGCTGCGGCGGTCATCCCGATCGCGGACAAGAGCGCGATTAACATGCGCGGAGAGTACAGCGCCATCCAGACTACGTGGGAGGAGAGCGATCCCCAGGGCGATGTCGAGATGGCTGAGGCGGGTgacggtggcgccgccgcaaacgacgacgagaaaCCCAAGGCCGAGCCCAACTTCTACTCCACACTCTGGTCCCTCCAGGGGTACTTTGCGTACCCGCCATCACTTGACGGCCCAGCTGTGGGCGACCCAACACAAACCGCGTTCGAGCAGTTCCGCGCCAAGACCGAGTTTGTGCTCTCGCGGCTGTATGAGCAAACAAAGAGAGAGCGTGTGTTACGAGGCAAGGACGACGGTTCGGCACCCGCGACGGTCGTGAAGAGCGGtaccagcgccgacgacttcTACCCGCGCTACCTCACCGCCAAGAGTCTCCTCGAGTACGAGATTGCCGACCAGTCGTTCCGCCGCCAGATCCTCGTGCAGTACTTTATCCTGTTCCAGTTCCTGCTCAACTTCAACCCCGCGAgcgcaagcaagcagcagtTTACGGGCGGCATGCCCAAGACGTTTGTGATTGACGGCGACAATCTCGAGTGGACCAGGAACACAGCATTCGGTATCCGTGATGAGCTCTCGCGCATGTCCGCCGACGGGTACGAGTTCTTCAACACCATGGCCATTCTCATGGAGCGGGAAAGACGTTATGTGAGTGGCGGTGGGACGGCAGGGGTGTGCAGCGTTGTGCAGATTTACTAACCCCCCAGGCCCTATGGAAGAACGAAGGATGCCCAGAGGCAGAGTGGGAGATCAAGCCCGTCGACCCccaggaggtcgaggacgccgcgaAGAAGTGGGAGGAGCACGTGGAGCCGATGCGCAGGTGGCCTCATCGCCTCGGCACACCGGCGCTCACTCGTGTCTGGGACCTGGGGTTCAAGAGCATGGACAATTTCCGggagacggcgaggaagaaTCCGTTAGTTGCCAAACATCCACGCAGCATCAactgacgccgcagccgtCCTGACGTGTTTGAGCTTGAAGAAGAGCTCAGCAGGATtgagatggacgaggaggacgacaaggcgaTGGGCAGGGAGCCGTCCGCGGCGGAAGCCGAGGTCATTGCCGAGGTGCGTCGCTTGCAGTTGGTGGAGGGACAGTTCTGACCCATTGCAGAAGAAGCAGACTGTCAAGTGGATGGCCTTCCGCCAGGCTCGTAGGCTGTACCCTGCCGAGGTTGCCAAGCTCGGCAacgccgtcggtgccgacCGCGACCTGCACCAGCTGGTCAAGCTGatccgcgagcgcgaggcggccgcgtcggcagcgcgccaggcgccagGCCACGATTCGGTGCCACCTGAAGAGGCACATGAAGAAGGCGACGGGGTCGACCCGGTTGCCGAGGAAGAAGTCGAGGGTGCGGACACACCAGCCgagggtggtgaggaggcggccgatggcgaggccaagggcgatgaggaggctgatctcgaggtcaaggaggaggacgccgaggctaAGGTCAATGGCGAGAGTCACGAGGCAAGCCAGGCTGCAAGTCCTGAGAAGGAGCAAGAGCAGGGGAACGGacatgccgagggcgacgccgaggcgatggcCGTCGACCCGGCGCCGGAGGAGCAGCCTGCCGTCGAAGCCGTCGCTGTCACCCCGCCTGAGCCAACAGCCGCTCCCatcatcgacgccgacatggccgaggcggagTAGGTATCGCGGGGACccgccgtcatcatcatGCATTACTATCGGTAGAGTGTGGGGTTGAGGAAGTTAGTACCCGGGCCGGCCGTCTTGGCTGATAGGCGCTTGGCTGACGTCaagtgggtgggggtggggggagtcGGGTATCGAGCGGAACTGGTGGACGTCGGAGCTTGGTCGTGTGGTCGTGGGGGatcggcgtcgcgctgtACTCTGAACCAGTGTCCGCCACTCCGCCACAGTGATCTCAGCGCATACATGGCACGCAGTGCCGCCGCACCGTCCTCCCGAATccacagcgccgcgagccgcgacgccgccccgcaATCCGAACAAtgcggctcgtcgagcgtcatGACCTCGGCGTAATCCGAATCGCACTATCCGGTCCCCTCCAATACCACGCGAGTCGTGTTCCGGGCCGATCAATCACAATCAGCTGTTGCTGACTTTTCGGCGGGGCCGttgccgacgcccgccgcgccgtgggGCGACTGTCATCACGGCCGGTCGTCTGTTTACTTTGCATTACccaaaccaccaccaccccgtcCGATGTCTGCagctgccgcccccgccgctgccgccgccgccgcagcggcgccgcaAAAGCCCCTGTCCCTGCTCGAGAGCTTCATGTGTGGTGGTCTGGCTGGGTGCGCCGCGGTGACTGTTAGTGAGTGGACCGAcgccagcgcgtcgccggcgccgcaggcgctggcggcgacggcgggggtgCACCTTTCTCGCACGAGCAGAGCACGAGCTGACACCTGCCCTCTCTTTGCCCTTACCttgcctccgcctcgactctcgccccccgcccgctcgctccgccgcgTGCGCAGCCAACATCCCCGAAACGATGAAGACGCGCCTGCAGCTCCAAggcgagctggccaaggccgacgccaacgcgCCCAAGGTGTACAAGAACGTCTTTGACGTGTTCAAGAAGACGTGGGCGAACGAGGGCATCAAGGGCTTGCAGAGGGGCTTGATGCCCGCGTACGGGTACCAGATCCTGCTCAACGGATCGAGGTTGGGTGAGTCGGAGAAGATGGCGatcgtggtcgtggtggtggcgacggcgatggtggtggcgatggcgacgtgGCGACTGGCAGCGCCAATGTGCCCGAGAGCTATTCTTGCTGCCCGACGCTTCGGTGCCGGCCATCGTCGACCACGCAGCCGCCATTCGGagccgcgcgcagctcgcagcaCGCACACtaacgccgccgcaggcttCTACGAGCCCGTCCGCCACACGCTGAACCGCGCGCTGGGGTACAAGCCCGAAGAGGTGGTGTGGTACACTTCGATCACTGCGGGCAGTATTACGGGCTGTATTGGAGGTGAGTCGCGAGGCCGCGAGTGGGGCAGGCCGAGTCGCAAGCCTTGCTGCCCGCGCGCTCCCTTCGGTCGCGTGCTAAACCCGCCTCAGCGACCCTCGGCTCGCCCCTCTTCCTCATCAAGGCCCGCATGCAGGCGTACTCGCCCGTCCtccccgtcggcgcgcagcacaACTACAAGAACGGCTTTGATGCGCTCCGGACAATTGTCAAGGCTGACGGCGTGCCCGGCCTGTGGCGCGGTGTTTCGGCTGCCATTTTGAGGACTGTCTGTGTGGGTATCTAGCTGCTCGAGGGGGTTCGTACCAGCTAACACGCACCAGGGCTCCGCTGTCCAGCTCCCGTCGTACAACTACGCAAAGGACGTGTTCACACGGtacggcctcctcgaccccaacTCGTTCTGGATGTACCTCGCTGCGTCGGGCGTGTCGGGTGTCGTTGTTGTGAGTGGCAGTGTGGAAGAGAGGCCAGCATGTCGCTAACACCACCCAGTGCGCCGCTATGCAGCCCGCCGACACAGTCCTCACCCGCATGTACAACCAGCCCACGATTAAGGACCCCGTGACGGGCaagacgcgcggcgcgctctaCACCAACCCCATCGACTGTCTGTGGAAGACGgcccaggccgagggcaTCAAGGGCTGGTACAAGGGCACCACGGCCCACTTCCTCCGTATCGCGCCACACACCGTCATCACCCTCGTCGCAAACGAGCTCATCACAAAGGAGTACAAGAAGTACATTCGGAGAGCAGACTAGATGCGTCGTGTGAGTCGTGGACTTGCGTCCACGCGGATACCTTGTATGATTTCAATACTCAATACTCAATTGC
It contains:
- the Snrnp27 gene encoding U4/U6U5 small nuclear ribonucleoprotein — protein: MSSYRDEPRGSGRGGYPHDRDARDRSRSPGRRYDDRDRDRADRSERYDRPDPRERSSRGGYRDGPPRGERDPPPHRAGYGRDDDRERGYERSGGGGRYDRDGPRGYDRNGRDGGRSYGGGRDADRPLDRRAIEEGRRRREEERAAGIKYAADGSRIVPEEEKDESADATPVPEGEEMDDETAAMASMMGFGGFGTSKGQEVEGNDVSGAKTHKKRTWRQYMNRRGGFNRALDKI
- the THO1 gene encoding THO complex subunit 1; amino-acid sequence: MASLYTTLADGLSSLATASWETRTPLLSAATGPGPLAPLDPAELRAEVEKVWAAAGGGESSSGGRRLDVVRSTLDLVGRDVAERPVVDGLLPEPLETDDDDTKRAFQTALQDRLDIALTLYEVAYDALASPALEPGAVFIPLLEDFVELLSVATWRQLFGYLETRSKRFSKNMPSSKGKALPLLRTINAFLRFLSHTPEDLMLRGRVQLFAAAVIPIADKSAINMRGEYSAIQTTWEESDPQGDVEMAEAGDGGAAANDDEKPKAEPNFYSTLWSLQGYFAYPPSLDGPAVGDPTQTAFEQFRAKTEFVLSRLYEQTKRERVLRGKDDGSAPATVVKSGTSADDFYPRYLTAKSLLEYEIADQSFRRQILVQYFILFQFLLNFNPASASKQQFTGGMPKTFVIDGDNLEWTRNTAFGIRDELSRMSADGYEFFNTMAILMERERRYALWKNEGCPEAEWEIKPVDPQEVEDAAKKWEEHVEPMRRWPHRLGTPALTRVWDLGFKSMDNFRETARKNPRPDVFELEEELSRIEMDEEDDKAMGREPSAAEAEVIAEKKQTVKWMAFRQARRLYPAEVAKLGNAVGADRDLHQLVKLIREREAAASAARQAPGHDSVPPEEAHEEGDGVDPVAEEEVEGADTPAEGGEEAADGEAKGDEEADLEVKEEDAEAKVNGESHEASQAASPEKEQEQGNGHAEGDAEAMAVDPAPEEQPAVEAVAVTPPEPTAAPIIDADMAEAE
- the oac1 gene encoding Mitochondrial oxaloacetate transport protein; the protein is MSAAAAPAAAAAAAAAPQKPLSLLESFMCGGLAGCAAVTVTNIPETMKTRLQLQGELAKADANAPKVYKNVFDVFKKTWANEGIKGLQRGLMPAYGYQILLNGSRLGFYEPVRHTLNRALGYKPEEVVWYTSITAGSITGCIGATLGSPLFLIKARMQAYSPVLPVGAQHNYKNGFDALRTIVKADGVPGLWRGVSAAILRTVCGSAVQLPSYNYAKDVFTRYGLLDPNSFWMYLAASGVSGVVVCAAMQPADTVLTRMYNQPTIKDPVTGKTRGALYTNPIDCLWKTAQAEGIKGWYKGTTAHFLRIAPHTVITLVANELITKEYKKYIRRAD